A part of Gemmatimonas groenlandica genomic DNA contains:
- a CDS encoding RelA/SpoT family protein produces the protein MTTIALHEMIPGFGPSADISYDRLDHELLVRAYKFSDVAHAGQVRHSGEPYVSHCIEVARILADLQLDTTTVASGLLHDIVEDTDITIEDVAREFGTEIAQIVDGLTKIANLPLSSREERQVENYRKLLLSIAKDARVILIKLADRLHNMRTLDYLAPEKRRRIAQETRDLYAPLAHRFGMAKVRWELEDLAFKHLEPDAYKTLAKLVAAKRGEREQLIAQMREPLEKRLTDAGIADVEVTGRPKHLWSIYKKMQQRDRPYEDIYDLLAIRVIVPNVLECYHALGVIHDGWTPVQERIKDYIAQPKSNGYQSLHTTVFGPGRQLFEIQIRTRDMHRTADFGIAAHWLYKESSRSADDLDRQLAWFRQVLELQLDAETPGEFLEFLKLDLYQDEIFVFTPTGDVIQLPKGATPLDFAFAVHTQVGAHCAGAKVNGRIAPLSRELKNSETVEILTNPNAKPSRDWLSHVRTGRARHKIRQMLRLEERSSAMRLGREIIERELRRRRLPKIDDHGLQPIAKLLKLKDAMHLIASVGAGDVHVMQVLKALHPDLETAEPVEKQSTLERFVDRVRGTGKGIRIQGADGLLVRYSQCCQPVPGDQVVGYVTRGRGVSIHRGDCPNLLLLAHEPERRLDIDWHEMAGERFIVRLAMEGTDRRGLYADVAAAVSATGTDIKSLELKTTDGRVTGAAMVEVENLAHLERIMKAARRVKGIAAVSRREKITAEP, from the coding sequence GTGACAACGATCGCGCTGCACGAGATGATTCCCGGATTCGGGCCGAGTGCCGATATCTCCTATGATCGGCTCGACCACGAATTGCTCGTGCGCGCGTACAAGTTTTCCGATGTCGCCCACGCGGGCCAAGTGCGTCATTCGGGCGAGCCCTATGTCTCGCACTGCATCGAAGTCGCACGCATCCTCGCCGACCTGCAGCTCGACACGACGACGGTGGCCAGCGGGCTGCTTCACGACATCGTCGAGGACACGGACATCACGATTGAGGATGTCGCGCGCGAGTTCGGCACGGAGATCGCGCAGATCGTCGACGGCCTGACGAAGATCGCCAACCTTCCGCTCTCGTCCCGCGAAGAGCGGCAGGTCGAGAACTATCGCAAGCTGCTGCTCTCGATCGCCAAGGATGCCCGCGTCATCCTGATCAAGCTGGCTGATCGTCTGCACAACATGCGCACGCTCGACTATCTGGCGCCGGAAAAGCGCCGGCGGATCGCGCAGGAAACGCGCGACCTGTACGCGCCGCTGGCCCATCGCTTCGGTATGGCGAAGGTGCGTTGGGAACTCGAGGATCTGGCCTTCAAGCATCTCGAACCGGATGCATACAAAACGCTCGCGAAGCTGGTCGCGGCCAAACGTGGAGAGCGCGAGCAGCTCATCGCGCAGATGCGCGAGCCGCTCGAGAAGCGGCTCACCGATGCCGGCATCGCCGACGTCGAAGTCACCGGCCGTCCGAAGCACTTGTGGTCGATCTACAAGAAGATGCAGCAGCGCGACCGTCCGTATGAGGACATCTACGATCTGCTGGCCATTCGCGTGATCGTGCCCAACGTGCTCGAGTGCTACCATGCGCTCGGCGTGATCCACGACGGCTGGACACCGGTACAGGAGCGCATCAAGGATTACATCGCGCAGCCGAAATCCAACGGCTATCAGTCGCTGCACACGACGGTGTTTGGCCCGGGGCGCCAGCTGTTCGAGATCCAGATCCGGACACGCGATATGCATCGCACGGCCGATTTCGGCATTGCGGCGCACTGGCTGTACAAAGAGTCGTCACGCAGCGCTGATGATCTTGATCGTCAGCTGGCGTGGTTCCGCCAGGTCCTCGAACTCCAGCTCGATGCCGAGACGCCGGGCGAGTTTCTCGAGTTCCTGAAGCTCGATCTGTACCAGGACGAGATCTTCGTGTTCACGCCGACCGGTGACGTCATTCAGTTGCCGAAGGGCGCGACGCCGCTGGACTTTGCATTTGCCGTTCACACGCAGGTCGGAGCGCACTGCGCCGGTGCGAAGGTCAACGGCCGCATCGCCCCGCTGTCACGCGAGCTGAAAAACTCGGAGACGGTCGAGATCCTGACCAATCCGAACGCGAAGCCCAGTCGTGACTGGCTGTCGCATGTCCGCACGGGTCGTGCGCGTCACAAGATCCGGCAGATGCTGCGCCTCGAGGAGCGTTCGTCGGCCATGCGCCTTGGACGCGAGATCATCGAGCGCGAGTTGCGCCGTCGCCGACTGCCGAAGATCGACGACCATGGACTGCAGCCGATCGCCAAGCTGCTCAAGCTGAAGGATGCGATGCACCTCATCGCGTCGGTCGGTGCCGGCGATGTGCACGTGATGCAAGTGCTGAAGGCGCTGCACCCCGATCTCGAGACAGCCGAACCGGTCGAGAAACAAAGTACGCTCGAGCGCTTCGTCGATCGGGTGCGTGGCACCGGCAAGGGTATCCGCATTCAGGGTGCCGATGGGTTGCTCGTCCGCTACTCGCAGTGCTGTCAGCCGGTGCCCGGCGATCAGGTCGTTGGCTACGTCACGCGTGGTCGCGGCGTCAGTATTCACCGCGGGGACTGTCCGAACCTGCTGCTGCTCGCGCACGAGCCCGAGCGACGGCTCGACATCGATTGGCACGAGATGGCAGGGGAGCGGTTCATCGTGCGTCTCGCGATGGAAGGCACCGATCGTCGCGGACTGTATGCGGACGTGGCGGCGGCGGTGAGCGCCACCGGCACCGACATCAAGAGCCTGGAACTGAAGACGACCGATGGTCGCGTCACTGGGGCGGCCATGGTCGAGGTCGAGAACCTCGCCCATCTGGAGCGCATCATGAAGGCGGCTCGTCGCGTCAAGGGTATCGCGGCGGTGTCCCGACGCGAGAAAATCACGGCTGAGCCGTAG
- the tsaE gene encoding tRNA (adenosine(37)-N6)-threonylcarbamoyltransferase complex ATPase subunit type 1 TsaE, with the protein MAADSLGYLLGRGAPRAPDRDSLEAWGRALGAVLPRPVVITLEGDLGAGKTTLVRAICVGIGVAAIEAVTSPTFSIIQQYDAPRGPVIHADLYRLRSDAELEMLGWDELVEGAPVLLVEWPDRAVNTLPRDTIHVVLGHDPENADRRLLRIHAPTMR; encoded by the coding sequence GTGGCCGCTGACTCGCTAGGGTACCTGCTTGGTCGAGGCGCTCCGCGCGCCCCCGATCGGGATTCGCTGGAGGCGTGGGGACGGGCACTCGGGGCGGTACTCCCGCGTCCGGTAGTGATCACGCTCGAGGGTGACCTTGGAGCGGGCAAGACCACCCTGGTGCGAGCGATCTGCGTCGGAATCGGCGTCGCTGCCATCGAGGCGGTGACGAGTCCGACCTTCTCCATCATTCAACAGTACGACGCACCGCGAGGCCCCGTCATTCACGCCGATCTGTATCGACTCCGATCGGACGCGGAGCTGGAGATGTTGGGATGGGATGAGCTGGTTGAGGGCGCACCCGTGTTACTGGTCGAATGGCCCGATCGCGCCGTGAATACGCTGCCGCGTGACACCATTCACGTGGTGCTCGGTCATGATCCGGAGAACGCGGATCGGCGGTTACTCCGCATCCACGCGCCCACGATGCGCTGA
- a CDS encoding HD-GYP domain-containing protein, which produces MPVAGPRGSFIRLAEVISALTYALDLTEGQRPGHTLRTALIAMRLGRELNLDGDTMGALYYAALLKDSGCSSNAARMSALFGSDDQDVKRDMRLVDWHDRWKLAMRTAKNCGVGRNPIARVSHFLRIARTPSMTREIIQTRCERGAQIALVLGFPAATSEAIAHVDEHWCGLGHPVGLAGDEIPMLSRILLIAQTLEAYWSENGIDAAIEMTRQRSGRWFDPRMVDLVGTWKRDRTWWAGLADSANLDQAVLALEPGGTPLHATDERLDGIAYAFAAVIDAKTPYTARHSTNVARYAVGIAMSMGADADMCRDTLRAGLLHDIGKLGVSNRILDKPAKLTDEEFGEIRKHPRWTWEILERVSAFNGFAQEAAQHHERLDGKGYPWKLDASQLGLLSRVLAVADVYEALTADRPYRAGLEVPVVLDIMRRDRGTGFDSHVFDAAVALAERGTFAVLAEGREDPFPQLRQEPAKFSRIASVA; this is translated from the coding sequence ATGCCCGTCGCCGGCCCACGCGGCTCGTTCATTCGTCTCGCCGAAGTGATCTCGGCGCTGACATACGCGCTCGACCTCACCGAGGGACAGCGCCCTGGACACACGCTCCGCACCGCGCTGATCGCGATGCGCCTCGGTCGCGAGCTCAATCTCGATGGCGACACGATGGGGGCACTGTACTACGCGGCCCTCTTGAAGGATTCGGGGTGCTCCAGCAATGCGGCGCGCATGTCGGCGCTGTTCGGCAGCGACGATCAGGACGTGAAGCGCGACATGCGTCTGGTCGATTGGCACGATCGCTGGAAGCTCGCAATGCGCACCGCGAAGAACTGCGGCGTGGGTCGAAATCCGATCGCCCGCGTGTCGCACTTTTTGCGCATCGCGCGTACGCCGTCCATGACGCGGGAAATCATCCAGACGCGATGCGAACGCGGCGCCCAGATCGCGCTCGTACTCGGGTTCCCCGCCGCAACGAGCGAGGCGATCGCTCACGTTGACGAGCACTGGTGCGGACTGGGTCACCCGGTCGGACTCGCCGGCGACGAAATTCCGATGCTCTCGCGTATTCTGCTGATTGCGCAGACGCTCGAGGCCTATTGGAGCGAGAACGGCATCGACGCGGCGATTGAGATGACGCGGCAGCGAAGCGGCCGTTGGTTCGATCCGAGGATGGTCGATCTGGTCGGGACGTGGAAGCGCGATCGTACGTGGTGGGCTGGGCTTGCCGACAGCGCGAACCTCGACCAGGCGGTGTTGGCACTCGAGCCGGGCGGTACTCCACTCCACGCCACCGACGAGCGGCTCGACGGAATTGCGTATGCATTTGCCGCGGTGATCGACGCAAAGACGCCGTACACCGCTCGGCATTCGACGAACGTCGCGCGCTACGCGGTGGGTATCGCCATGTCGATGGGGGCCGACGCTGACATGTGCCGGGATACGCTCCGCGCCGGTCTGCTGCACGACATCGGCAAGCTTGGCGTCTCGAATCGGATCCTCGACAAGCCGGCCAAACTCACGGACGAAGAATTCGGCGAGATCCGGAAGCATCCGCGATGGACGTGGGAAATCCTCGAGCGCGTCAGTGCGTTCAACGGATTCGCTCAGGAGGCCGCGCAGCATCACGAGCGCCTCGACGGCAAAGGCTACCCCTGGAAGCTGGATGCCTCCCAGCTCGGCCTGCTGTCCCGAGTGCTGGCGGTGGCCGACGTCTATGAAGCGCTGACGGCCGATCGACCATATCGCGCTGGGTTGGAGGTGCCGGTCGTGCTCGACATCATGCGTCGCGATCGGGGCACCGGCTTTGATAGCCACGTGTTCGACGCGGCGGTGGCACTGGCTGAACGAGGCACCTTCGCGGTGTTGGCAGAGGGACGCGAGGACCCGTTTCCGCAGCTCCGTCAGGAGCCCGCAAAGTTCTCCCGCATCGCCAGCGTGGCGTAG
- a CDS encoding LysM peptidoglycan-binding domain-containing protein, with protein sequence MRAANQPQSSTAIESHRALQPVSRIFVALLSTLALLLVWRPTVVHGQEAEGRIVSVADSTLDQVKDSATTTHVVRAGETLWGIAALFYGDGHQWPALAKRNRIATSGPAPLQVGMRLSVPASPTVRGAKAAAMAAAPADSTVPSVALAKAGEGTLPPARPSGSLSAQTAGKRNAAAGAGAAKGRAPAAAAKAAAVAAIDTVTKATIETDTSRVNFQPQHSSELMMSRKGTRIGLVDLEAQEASRKSSEVETVFHRDLPDAAEAERRTRAVLRPNTPAPRQAEFDAAPFIVMQLELAKSGSILKRVGSPGSLESEYPQRAIKTDQIEVRPPAGVTYTVGQRLVAVTTPAAADKQSMIAIPTGIVEIVRVEAGKPVLAVLTRQSGRVEQGQRLLPSAGSSAPWLVVQKLAEPDVKTSVRWIDPHELQPTLQSFLMLAAGTTQGVKAGDEFGLYRSGSKEQPSQESLVATVRVVRSESGGSAAVITRQYQSDIGVGLAARRVAKAP encoded by the coding sequence ATGCGCGCTGCAAACCAGCCGCAGTCGTCTACGGCCATCGAATCCCACCGGGCGTTGCAGCCGGTGTCTCGCATTTTCGTGGCACTCCTGTCGACGCTCGCTCTCTTGCTCGTCTGGCGTCCAACCGTCGTGCACGGTCAGGAAGCCGAGGGTCGTATCGTGTCTGTTGCCGATTCGACGCTCGATCAGGTCAAGGATTCTGCCACCACGACGCATGTGGTACGCGCCGGCGAAACCCTCTGGGGAATTGCCGCGCTGTTCTACGGCGATGGCCATCAGTGGCCCGCGCTCGCGAAGCGCAATCGGATCGCGACGAGCGGGCCGGCTCCGCTTCAGGTCGGCATGCGGTTAAGTGTTCCGGCATCGCCGACCGTGCGTGGTGCGAAGGCGGCCGCGATGGCGGCGGCACCCGCGGATTCCACGGTGCCAAGTGTTGCTCTGGCCAAGGCGGGTGAGGGCACGTTGCCGCCCGCTCGCCCGTCGGGCTCGCTGTCGGCGCAGACCGCCGGTAAGCGCAATGCTGCGGCCGGAGCTGGCGCTGCCAAGGGTCGGGCGCCCGCTGCCGCTGCCAAGGCGGCCGCCGTGGCGGCGATCGACACCGTCACGAAGGCGACCATCGAGACGGATACATCGCGGGTGAATTTTCAGCCGCAGCATTCGAGCGAATTGATGATGTCGCGGAAGGGCACGCGCATCGGTCTGGTCGATCTCGAGGCGCAGGAAGCGTCGCGCAAGAGCAGCGAAGTGGAGACGGTCTTTCACCGTGATCTCCCCGACGCCGCGGAAGCGGAACGCCGTACGCGCGCCGTGCTTCGTCCCAACACGCCCGCGCCCCGACAGGCCGAGTTCGACGCGGCACCGTTCATCGTGATGCAGTTGGAGCTGGCCAAGTCCGGTTCGATCCTCAAGCGCGTGGGCTCGCCGGGCAGTCTGGAAAGCGAATATCCGCAGCGGGCCATCAAGACGGACCAGATCGAAGTGCGACCGCCGGCCGGTGTCACCTACACGGTGGGGCAGCGCCTGGTGGCGGTCACGACGCCCGCCGCCGCTGACAAGCAGTCGATGATTGCTATTCCGACGGGCATCGTCGAGATCGTGCGGGTGGAGGCCGGCAAGCCGGTGCTCGCCGTGCTGACGCGGCAGTCCGGTCGGGTTGAACAAGGCCAGCGGCTCCTGCCGTCGGCCGGTTCATCGGCCCCGTGGCTGGTCGTGCAGAAGCTCGCTGAACCCGATGTAAAGACCAGCGTGCGCTGGATCGATCCGCACGAGCTGCAGCCCACGCTGCAGAGCTTCCTGATGCTTGCGGCCGGGACGACGCAGGGCGTGAAAGCCGGCGACGAATTCGGGCTCTATCGCAGCGGCAGCAAGGAGCAGCCGTCGCAGGAGTCGCTGGTGGCGACGGTGCGTGTGGTGCGCAGCGAATCGGGCGGCAGTGCGGCCGTGATCACGCGTCAGTATCAGTCCGACATCGGCGTCGGTCTCGCCGCCCGCCGAGTGGCCAAGGCGCCCTGA
- the radC gene encoding RadC family protein, with protein MTVPTSQSHAAALKIKEMPNVDRPRERLRSLGAQALSTTELIATVLGSGGKGASALACAQLVLEQAGGSLGRLGSMPLAALTRVRGVGRARATAVHAALELGRRMAGEAREAGVPLRGPRDVVAVFAPRLQDAPVEEFHVAILDAQHRLERDVLITRGLLNSSLVHPREVFREAIAERAAAVILVHNHPSGDPTPSAEDRAVTEQLVAAGRLLDIPVHDHIIVGRGRYVSFAEAGLL; from the coding sequence GTGACGGTCCCGACTAGCCAGTCTCACGCTGCTGCCCTTAAGATCAAAGAGATGCCGAACGTCGATCGCCCGCGCGAGCGACTTCGGAGTCTCGGCGCGCAGGCGTTGAGCACCACGGAGTTGATTGCCACAGTGCTCGGCTCCGGTGGAAAGGGCGCATCGGCGCTCGCCTGTGCGCAGCTCGTGCTCGAGCAGGCGGGTGGTTCGCTCGGGCGGCTCGGGTCTATGCCGCTGGCGGCTCTGACACGCGTGCGCGGGGTAGGACGAGCACGGGCGACGGCGGTGCACGCGGCTCTCGAACTCGGTCGGCGCATGGCGGGCGAGGCACGTGAGGCGGGGGTGCCGCTCCGTGGTCCCCGTGACGTGGTGGCGGTGTTCGCGCCTCGGTTGCAGGATGCACCGGTGGAGGAGTTCCACGTCGCGATTCTCGACGCGCAGCATCGACTCGAACGCGACGTGCTGATCACCCGGGGATTATTGAACTCGTCACTGGTGCATCCTCGGGAGGTGTTCCGCGAGGCAATCGCGGAACGGGCAGCGGCGGTCATTTTGGTGCACAATCATCCGAGTGGCGACCCGACGCCGTCGGCGGAAGACCGGGCGGTGACGGAACAGTTGGTGGCGGCCGGGCGCTTGCTAGATATCCCGGTGCACGACCACATCATTGTGGGACGAGGACGCTACGTGAGCTTTGCGGAGGCAGGTCTGCTGTGA
- the tsaB gene encoding tRNA (adenosine(37)-N6)-threonylcarbamoyltransferase complex dimerization subunit type 1 TsaB, translating to MSEPVLPQKSSAFPLGWLLVLEASTTAGSVALIADGALVAMHPVAMGAGREDRLFPAVESLLKAADVVPHQLLGIVCGEGPGSFTSLRIAASLAKGLAHGASVPLFAVSSLLLAASDAGESLPAGRAVVHGDALRGERYVLDVMFDENGHVHAQSALRRMTLHELDEHVGSRPRLAVLSSPVPERESLVVTPWSSHLLRVARQAWTQAVPLDSWEPQYGRLAEAQVKWEASHGATLPSLGAS from the coding sequence ATGTCCGAACCCGTTCTTCCTCAGAAGTCATCGGCGTTCCCGCTCGGTTGGCTCCTCGTGCTCGAAGCGTCGACGACGGCCGGTTCGGTGGCGCTGATCGCCGATGGAGCACTCGTCGCGATGCACCCCGTCGCCATGGGTGCCGGGCGGGAGGATCGGCTTTTCCCAGCGGTCGAATCGCTCCTCAAAGCGGCCGACGTAGTCCCGCACCAACTCCTGGGCATCGTCTGCGGAGAAGGCCCAGGAAGTTTTACGTCGTTGCGCATCGCGGCGTCGCTGGCGAAGGGTCTGGCCCACGGGGCATCCGTGCCGCTGTTCGCCGTTTCGTCGTTGTTGTTGGCTGCGTCGGATGCCGGCGAATCGCTCCCTGCCGGTCGCGCGGTGGTACACGGCGATGCCCTACGGGGAGAGCGTTACGTCCTGGACGTCATGTTCGACGAGAATGGCCACGTGCACGCCCAGTCCGCGCTCCGACGCATGACGCTTCACGAGCTCGACGAGCATGTCGGTTCACGACCACGCCTGGCCGTGCTCTCGTCGCCCGTGCCCGAACGCGAGTCACTCGTGGTGACACCCTGGTCGTCGCACCTTCTGCGCGTCGCACGGCAGGCGTGGACGCAGGCCGTGCCGTTGGATAGCTGGGAGCCGCAGTACGGTCGTCTGGCGGAAGCGCAGGTCAAATGGGAAGCGTCGCACGGGGCGACATTGCCCTCCCTCGGCGCTTCATGA
- the uvrB gene encoding excinuclease ABC subunit UvrB produces MSAPFRLQSPFAPAGDQPRAIIELSKGLTRGDRFQTLLGVTGSGKTMTMANVIAQWGRPTLVLSHNKTLAAQLYGELKSFFPTNAVEYFISYYDYYQPEAYVPSSDTFIEKDASINEDIDRLRLRATSSLMERDDVVIVSTVSAIYGLGDPVSYRERMVALSKGQQIARDDILRALVGIQYLRNDVAFDRGTFRVRGDTVEIYPAYEEQAVRLELWGDEIERISKIDPLSGETISTLERMAIYPAKHFITNRPTIERASVAIREELAERLAELRTQGKLLEAQRLDQRTNFDLEMLAEIGTCAGIENYSRHISGRAAGERPACLLDYFPDDYLVVVDESHVSLPQIRGMYNGDRARKLTLVDYGFRLPSALDNRPLVFDEFIQLVPRLVNVSATPGELELQLSEGVVVEQVIRPTGLLDPVLEIRSVKGQVDDLLHEIRIRERKGERVLVTTLTKRMSEDLTDYLQQVGVRVRYMHSDIDAIERMEIVRGLRLGEFDVLIGINLLREGLDMPEVSLVAILDADQEGFLRSDRSLIQTIGRAARHLNGMAILYADRITGSMQRAIDETDRRRTIQREHNEKHGITPHGVLKSIDDVRLITRVADARAPHEEATPTTKRLGAESAPRSREDLQTLVGELEVAMREAAIALDFEAAARLRDQLFEVRTALGEKPEQARGNTAAPKRPPGSAPMRRAGGKRGR; encoded by the coding sequence ATGTCAGCCCCGTTTCGACTCCAGAGTCCCTTCGCCCCCGCCGGCGATCAGCCGCGCGCGATCATCGAACTTTCTAAAGGGCTGACGAGGGGCGACCGCTTTCAGACGCTGCTCGGCGTGACCGGGTCTGGCAAGACCATGACGATGGCCAACGTCATCGCGCAGTGGGGGCGGCCGACGCTGGTGCTGTCGCACAACAAGACGCTGGCGGCGCAGCTGTACGGTGAGCTCAAGTCGTTCTTCCCGACGAACGCGGTCGAGTACTTCATCTCGTACTACGACTACTATCAGCCGGAAGCGTACGTCCCCTCGAGCGATACGTTCATCGAAAAGGACGCGAGCATCAACGAGGATATCGATCGACTCCGGCTGCGGGCGACGTCGTCGTTGATGGAGCGCGACGACGTGGTCATCGTCTCGACCGTATCCGCGATCTATGGCCTCGGCGATCCGGTGTCGTATCGTGAGCGCATGGTCGCGCTATCGAAAGGCCAGCAGATCGCGCGCGATGACATCCTCCGCGCGCTCGTCGGCATTCAGTATTTGCGCAACGATGTCGCATTCGATCGCGGTACGTTCCGCGTACGAGGCGACACGGTGGAGATCTATCCGGCCTACGAAGAGCAGGCGGTACGACTCGAGCTCTGGGGGGACGAAATCGAGCGCATCTCCAAGATCGACCCGCTTTCCGGCGAGACGATCTCGACGCTCGAGCGCATGGCGATCTATCCGGCGAAGCACTTCATCACGAACCGCCCCACGATCGAACGGGCGAGTGTGGCTATTCGTGAGGAGCTGGCGGAACGGCTGGCCGAGTTGCGCACGCAGGGCAAGTTGCTGGAAGCGCAGCGGCTCGATCAGCGCACGAATTTCGATCTCGAGATGCTCGCCGAGATCGGCACCTGCGCCGGCATCGAGAATTATTCGAGACATATTAGCGGCCGCGCGGCCGGCGAGCGCCCTGCGTGTCTGCTCGACTATTTCCCCGATGACTATCTCGTCGTGGTCGACGAGTCGCACGTGTCGCTGCCGCAGATTCGCGGGATGTACAACGGCGATCGCGCGCGCAAGCTCACGTTGGTCGACTACGGATTCCGGCTACCCAGTGCGCTCGATAATCGACCGCTGGTCTTCGACGAGTTCATCCAGTTGGTTCCGCGGCTCGTGAATGTCTCGGCGACGCCGGGGGAACTGGAGCTGCAGCTCTCGGAAGGCGTGGTCGTCGAGCAGGTCATCCGCCCCACGGGCCTCCTGGACCCGGTTCTGGAAATTCGTTCGGTGAAGGGGCAGGTAGACGACCTGCTCCACGAGATTCGCATTCGCGAGCGAAAGGGCGAGCGGGTACTGGTTACGACGCTCACCAAGCGGATGTCGGAAGACCTAACCGACTATCTGCAGCAGGTGGGTGTTCGGGTGCGATACATGCACTCCGATATCGACGCCATCGAGCGCATGGAAATCGTGCGTGGGTTGCGCCTCGGTGAATTCGATGTGTTGATCGGCATCAACCTGCTCCGCGAAGGACTCGACATGCCCGAGGTCTCGCTGGTGGCGATTCTTGACGCCGACCAGGAAGGCTTCCTGCGCAGCGATCGGTCGTTGATTCAGACGATCGGACGCGCAGCGCGCCATTTGAACGGAATGGCGATCCTATATGCCGACCGCATCACCGGGTCGATGCAGCGTGCCATCGACGAGACCGATCGTCGTCGGACGATTCAGCGTGAGCACAACGAGAAGCACGGGATCACACCGCATGGCGTCCTCAAGAGCATCGATGACGTCCGGTTAATTACGCGGGTCGCCGACGCGCGCGCGCCGCACGAGGAGGCCACCCCGACAACCAAGCGACTTGGCGCCGAGAGTGCGCCGCGCTCGCGCGAGGACCTGCAGACACTCGTGGGGGAGCTGGAAGTCGCCATGCGCGAAGCGGCGATCGCCCTCGATTTCGAGGCAGCGGCTCGATTGCGCGACCAGCTCTTCGAAGTCCGAACCGCACTCGGCGAGAAGCCGGAGCAGGCACGCGGCAACACGGCCGCTCCCAAGCGCCCCCCCGGCAGCGCACCGATGCGGCGCGCCGGAGGCAAGCGTGGCCGCTGA
- a CDS encoding single-stranded DNA-binding protein yields MSRSLNKAILIGNVGSDPEIRTVGTGTRVAQFSLATSRNWTDQSGAKQEKTEWHRCVVWNSARGSGLADVVEKYVKKGEKIYVEGEIEYRQWQDKDGQTRYTTEIKVKELMLLGGRAGGGGGDDMDSAPRRSAAPAARPKTAAAPSAGKEEFGDFPGALEDEDDDLPF; encoded by the coding sequence ATGAGTCGCAGCCTGAACAAGGCCATTTTGATTGGCAACGTCGGGTCAGATCCCGAAATCCGCACGGTCGGCACTGGAACGCGCGTGGCGCAGTTCTCGCTTGCTACGAGCCGCAACTGGACGGACCAGAGTGGCGCGAAGCAAGAGAAGACGGAGTGGCATCGCTGCGTCGTCTGGAACAGCGCGCGTGGCTCTGGTCTGGCTGACGTCGTGGAGAAGTACGTGAAGAAGGGCGAGAAGATCTACGTCGAAGGCGAGATCGAGTATCGCCAGTGGCAGGACAAGGACGGACAGACCCGGTACACCACCGAGATCAAGGTCAAGGAACTGATGCTCCTCGGCGGTCGCGCCGGCGGTGGCGGCGGCGACGACATGGACAGCGCGCCGCGTCGCTCGGCGGCCCCGGCAGCGCGTCCGAAAACGGCGGCTGCGCCGTCGGCTGGCAAGGAAGAGTTTGGAGATTTTCCGGGCGCGCTGGAAGACGAAGACGACGATCTGCCCTTCTAG
- the rimI gene encoding ribosomal protein S18-alanine N-acetyltransferase, with protein MTAPLFAIRPTTADDVPAMASIEALAFSDPWPATSFHELLAHPFSRMATAVDDSGGIIGYCIMLQAADEAEIANIATAPGIRRRGVGARLLDDAIAAGTEAGVASMFLEVRESNAAARALYSSRGFVAVGRRRGYYRRPLEDALVLRRDVTAFE; from the coding sequence ATGACCGCGCCGCTCTTCGCGATTCGGCCCACGACGGCCGACGATGTTCCGGCCATGGCTTCGATCGAGGCGCTCGCGTTCAGCGACCCGTGGCCGGCAACGTCGTTTCACGAGCTGTTGGCGCATCCGTTTTCGCGAATGGCCACCGCCGTCGACGATTCGGGCGGGATTATCGGATACTGCATCATGCTGCAGGCCGCCGACGAGGCAGAGATCGCGAATATTGCGACGGCCCCTGGCATTCGCCGGCGCGGGGTGGGGGCGCGCCTGCTCGACGATGCAATCGCCGCCGGCACCGAGGCCGGGGTCGCCTCGATGTTTCTCGAGGTTCGTGAGTCGAACGCGGCCGCTCGCGCGCTCTACTCGTCCCGTGGATTCGTGGCCGTAGGGCGCCGCCGAGGGTACTACCGACGCCCGCTCGAAGACGCGCTCGTGCTGCGGCGCGACGTGACGGCGTTCGAATAG